DNA from Agarilytica rhodophyticola:
CCTATACTTAGCGAAACAGTGTAAACGCCTGCTTCTAAATGGAGAAAATCCCCTCGCATCGCTGCAAATTCACGCCAAGCGAGGCTTTCCAACAGCGCACTCTTGGCATCGGCATTTTTCCCTTGGGTTAAAAATCGCTCATACTTTTGTGCGTATGTTGTCGCGATATACGACATAGTTAAGCCAGTTCCACCATATATAGCGGCATTTTTTGCAGCCCAAAACTTCAGCTCGGTCGTAGAGTCTTTAACATAAACCAATACGTATGAAGCTCTAAGATCCCCTCCTTGTGCCAGTTCTTTTAACTGCTCAACGGGATAAGCCTCATAACCATTAAATTGTCCAGCAAAGTGCCCTCTAGCTAACAGCCAATCTTCGTTTTCTATATCCGCGTCAATACTCGCTTTATCACTAAGTTCAGAATAGTGACACCAATCATCCTCATAGTTTAAGCCGCTGCTCTCTTCAGGGTATACATATCGAGCTGGCGAGTATATTGGGGTTTCGGCGGGTAGAGAGTCACTGACAGAAAGGGTGAGTTCGCTATTATCCTGGGGAGAATACTCATCAGCGGAATATTCACCTGGGTCGGAAACAACATATAAATAAGTACTTACAATCAAAAGGCATAATAACAAGGTGCGTAATTTAACGTACATAGTGGTCACTTAGAGCCTCATAACTGAGTGTTTTTCCGACTGAAGTCTCATTTTTAATCAAAAATTTGAAAAAACACCACAATGTTAATTAAAATGCCAAGCTTAAATAGAACAGTTCATTTTGATAATACGTTAACAGATTTTAAATATATCAAATTTTAATTGTCCTGTTTTTTTAGGATTGCTGTAACCATAAAGGCATGTAATGCATCAACAAGGATAAATGGAGAATTTTAGAGATGCGTATTAATTTCATTAAAGCATTAAAAGGCCTAACAGTTCTAGGTCTATGTTATATCCCAACCGCCTTAGCGGCGAACACTGCCACGCTTTCAGAAACTAGATTTAATATTTGCCCAGTAGGAACTGTCAAAGTATTAGATGATGTTTGTCTCGATAAAACTCTCGACAGTGATACGGTATTGCCGCTATCAAGTAGTAATACTTGCCCTACAGAATATATTCATATCAAAGGAACACGTTTTTGCATTAAAGATCAAAATGCGTCGATAACAATGAGAAGACACAACTATGTCGTTAAGCCAGCAGCTGACCAATGTTTTGCAGGTTTTAGCCGACTAGCAATGTCGCAAGTATGTTTAGATAACCAACTGGGCCTGATTGAGGAAAATAAGCGCTTAAAGCTCATCAAAGCGTCAAGGAAGATAAAAGGGCTATCTCGTTCGGCCAATCAATGCGTCGCAGGCTTCTATCTGCCTTCAGATGGCGATTACTGCATGTCTATGGATGTAGCACTAAGACCGTTTAAAGAGCTGAGAGAACTGGGTTTATATTCGTCTGGAGAAGCCTGTGACGAAGGCTTTGTCAGAAACAACCCTGATGAATTCTGTCGACCTAAAAAATCAATGTTAACCTGCGGATCAGAGGATTTTCCTTGTAAAAACGCCCCAGGAGACACACACTTGGTTATCGAAGATGAAGGTGGATCATGCTGTGGAAGCAGTAACTCCGATATGATTCTGTTTCTGACTAAACCACAAAGTCATTCAACTGACCAGAGTCCGGCAACAAGTTCCGCGCCCTCAGCTAGCGCGGTAAGCGATATACAGCTGGAGCCTGTTGTCATGTGTGCCCGTCCCGCCCGAGGACAACCACTAATGTGCGTCGACCCTGATTTAACACCAACAGATATCATTGAGGCACCCTAAATATTTATTGGTAGCTATCAATTATCAAAATGACGGATAAATACACTTATCCGTCATCTCTCTTACCAACACACTAAAATAGAAAACTTAAAAATGTTAATAATTTTCTAAAGATAGATTTTTTCTGTCTATCTGAGTTATCGAGCCCCACTTAAAGGCCTTTGATTATAGAGTTACAATACATAATAAATTGCCACCCAAAATCTAGATTTCTGTCACATATAATCTAGCAACAGAAACCTTGCCACATCTTATTATCACTGTTTTATTGCAACAATAATAAGTGAATCTACAGATTTATTTCTATCTTTGCGATAGCTACATGTGTTACTTACACGAACGTCTAAATTGTTGGCCGCTAATAAATTGTTGATATAATTCTGATTGTGTGAGAATCGACCTTGTAAATGAACTTGCCAAGGGGATTCGGTATTTTTTAGCATTTCTAATGTGCAGCTGAATATCCCACCTGTCTTTAATGCTTGAGAAGTTTTAGCAATTACTTCCTCTAAGTCACCTAGATATACTAAAGAATCTGCGGCGATGACTAGATCATAGCGATTCTCCACATTAGCCAGATAGTTAATAAAATCATCTGCTGCTAGTTTGTCATAAACATTTAGTGTTTTTGCCTTATCCAGCATCTTTTGAGATAGATCAACACCTTCGAGATATTGACTATATTGTGTGATTGCTTTGCCTGATAAGCCCGTGCCACACCCCAAATCTAACACTACATTATCTTCTGGATTTACTATAAATGGCGCTATGTTATCTGCGATAATTTGTGGGGCAGAATATTCTAAATTGCTAAGTGTTTTATCAAAGGTTTCAGCGAAGCTGTCAAATTCGTGAGCGACATAACCTGCCGGAGCTCTCTCCGGTTGCTTCTGATTTAATATATTTAAAAAATAGGTAGGTATGGGATTGTGTGGATAGTGCTCACTCCACTTTTGACAATTTTCTTTCGCTTTATCATTATCGTTATTACGCATATATAAATACATTATTTGTTTGTAACAACGATTAATCAGGTCTTCATCTTCTGACTCAGAGTCTATACACTGCTGTAAACAAAACAGTGCTTTTTCGGTTAAGTTAAGCTTATCAAACGTTATAGAAAGCTGTTTAAATATTGTACTTGAACCCTTTTTCTTCGCAACTTCTAAAGCATGTTCTAACACTATTTCCATTTCAGCATTTTTATCATGTAACCATAGCATTTCTCCTAGCTCGCAATAGTTACCGATATCATCAGGTGAGTATGCAATTGCTAGTTGATAATCGTGTTGTGCTTGCTTTACGTCGCCTTTTTCGCGGAGCAATAGTGCTCGATAACTATAGCCTTCAGCACTATCGGTAATTTCTGATAGATATTGATTCCACTGGTTAATGGCATCATCTATCCGCCTTAGATTCATAAAGCTTATTGCCAGCAATTTATGGTTTTCTGGCTTTTCTTGTTCCGAGGCAAGAGTAACAACTGCTGCTATAAGCTTTTCTGCCTCCTGAGTTTCACCAAGCTCCATCAGGACTTCAATCAACTCACTATAAATAGAAATATTCTCAGCATCATATTTTAATGCTTGTTGATAATCGGCCGACGCCTTTTCTAACATATTTTTCTTATACCAATAAATCCATGCGCGATTTTGGTAGGCTGAAGCATTATTGGGAACCTGTGCAATATACTTATCCCATGTAGCCAGGGCATCGTCGTCTCGGTTGAGATTCATAAGTGTTGTTGCGGTATTAAATTTATACAGTGATGTTTCTTGGCTAGTATTTGCAGCTTTCTGGTAGAACTCCAAAGCTTTGAGATTCTGCCCCAGGCCTTGATAGACACAGGCAAGTGCATTCATAACAACATGGTTATCGGGCTCATGTTGTAAAAGATGGTGATATCCTGCTTGAGCATGCTCTAACTGACCATCTTCATGAAGTGCGAGCGTATCTTTAAAACTGGGTATTTGACTTTGTAGCATATTAGATTTTCTCACTGTTAGACACCGTACATGACAGTATTTTTGATCGCTTTATGGAGATAGTGAGTGCTGCAAGATAGAAGTTCATGCAAGAGCGATAATTTGTTGTTTATTCCTAGGAAAGGTCTCATAAATGATATGCCTATATTTCTTAGATCGAGATATATAAACAACACAAAAATATTGGATAGATTAGCTTTGAATAACGTGCCTAAGGTGGCCCACTAGAAAATTAGGCTTTGTATGAATAGTTGTATGGTAACTCCACTATTGGCCTGAGCTGTTGACGCATTTACAATAAAAGCGCCTTTAAACCAGACTCAAGCAGCAAATAGCGAACTGAGACAGAACACTCTAGGCATCAATATTGGCGGTCTGAGTAAATATCAGCATATTCTTAAAGTGCAAACACAAGAAGAGGGTCTCAATCGAAATTAGATTAAAGCTGCATAGATTAGCCAATCAAGGATTGGCACTTAATATCGCAAGAGCAATTTGCCCCTGCTTTAATAGCTGATGCTGGTTGCCATATTTAAATAACTCTCGACCAGCTAACTCTTTAACACCTTTTTGTAAAAGACTTAGCGCTTCACTATTTTTTTCTTGTTGGTGCAAGATCAATCCGAGTAAAACTTGCACCTCAGCAATCATACTATGTTTAGCAGGAAATTTTTCGCTACGTTTTTGTAAAGCAAGCCGCACCAAAAATTCAGCTTCATCAGCTTTATCTTGCGCCAGTAAAACTCTGCCATAGCCCACTTGAGCAAATGTCTTACGCATACCACCATCAGCCATAATTCTTAAGGCTTCGGCATATGTCTTTTCTGCTTTTTCTATATTATCTTGAGCAAAAGCAAGAGAGGCTATTTGGCATAAAGCGCGGCCGATAGTATCATTGCTGTTGGTTTTCTCACGGAAAATTTTAATCATGTCACGGTAGAAAACATCAGCTTCTTGGTACTTTTGCAAATCCTGTAAAACGGCACCTAACCACATGTAATCGATAGCAGTAGGCATAGTATGATCTGAAACAGCACGACTACGAATAGCAATGGCTTCGCGAATATAACGTTCAGCTTTTTCTAATTGTCCCCGACGATGAAAGATTACCCCTAATGTTCTATAAGTTTCAGCAATATCAATATGATTGGACTTTAGTATTTGTGTCTGTAACTCCAGAGCTTGCTGTGCTAGACGCTCGGCATCATCTAGTAGCTCCATGTCGGTCAGCATAATAGCAAAGTTCGTCAGATGTACCGCGTAGTAGGAATGCTCTTCCCCTAAAATATTTTTTTGAATTTCAATAGCTTGCTGCATATTCTTTTTAGCGGAGTCGAATTTTCCTTCAGTATGCTGTAACACAGCCAAATTATTCAACGCAGTAGCAAGCTCTTCATGCTGTCCATTCGCCAGCGGGCTTAATATATCAATCGCTTCAACTAGATACTTTTTGGCCTCATCATAATCAGCGGTATAATATTTAAACTCTCCATAAAGCGCGAGTGTTTCTGCATAGGCAACACTTTGGGATAGCTCATCTTTGGAAAGCAATTTTTTGTAAATACCTAAGCTTTCTTCAAATAGAGGCTCGGCATCTTTGTATTTACCAGAATAGGTGTAAACACTAGCAAGAAGAGTTAGGGTATCGGCTAAGCTCTTTTCATTTTTTTCAGGAAAATTACGTTGTTTTTGTAGCGATCTTTCGACAAAACTAGTGCTATTGTCTAGTTTGCTTTGACTAAAATATATCTCTCCAAACAAAGAGAGCATATGTGCTTGTATTTCTGGAAACTGCGCTAGCTCTTGCTCGATTCGTTCTTCGCCTCGCTCTAACAAAGTTTGTGCTGTCACACTTTCCAAACCTGCCACGGTAGGATCAGCGGCTTTAAAAACACTTACCAAAAAATCAGAGACTTTATTTGCTTTTTCTGTTTCAAGTTGGCTAACTTTAAGTGCACGGCTAATTTCATCTGCTTGATAAGTCACAGTCACAGCATATACGGCGAGTAACATAATAAACATAGTTACTGCCGACAGCGAACGCCAATGGCGTGTAACAAATTTCTTACCTTGATAAACAAGACTTGCGTTTTGAGCAGCAATGGGGCGCTTTTCAAAATAGGCTTCGATATCGTCTTTTACTGCCAACATCGACACATAACGGTCTTCAGGTCGATTTCTTAACATTTTAAGAATAATGGCATCCACATCGCCTTTGAGCTTTTTACCTAGCCTTTTGATTTCAAGTTCACTTAGACTCTGAACTATCGAATCGCTTTTCTTAGCTTTCGTGGATGTTTGAAATATAGCTTTACGGCTAATAACAGAACTCGGCAAACTAGGATCTTCCTCGCAGATCATTTTCACCAGTTCTGCAAGTGATGCTGCTCTATCACGAAATACTTGGCGATTAGTCAGCAATTCATAAGCAACTAAACCCAGCTGATATATATCTGTCGCAATGGTAATTGTTCTATTTTGCAATTGCTCAGGTGCGGCAAAACCTGGGGTCATAATATTTTCCCCGGTACGAGTTAGATTGTCAGGCTCGCTTTCGCTCAACAATTTGGCAATACCAAAATCTAATAACTTAACGTGCCCTTGTTCTGTTACTAATATATTAGAGTGCTTAATATCGCGATGTACAATTAAGTGGCTATGGGCATAACTCAGTGCATCGATAACTTGTTGTAGCAATCTCAAGCGAGCATCAACACTAAGGTTATTTTTTTGGCA
Protein-coding regions in this window:
- a CDS encoding tetratricopeptide repeat protein → MERDVRCDHLNIMTIDFSATRWHEITSIIDHVLEQPEDKQLDYLKSLCDKNKSLYEEIEALLLAEKNALTFLSRPAAELVTSLMSITGDTVAGGSFAQNLEGLDIGSYTLCEELGRGGMGVVYRAERREGEFEQQVAIKLLSHYDNNKNSLIDRFKREQRLLASLIHPNIAQLYDAGLTAEGQPYFVMEYVSGQPFNEYCQKNNLSVDARLRLLQQVIDALSYAHSHLIVHRDIKHSNILVTEQGHVKLLDFGIAKLLSESEPDNLTRTGENIMTPGFAAPEQLQNRTITIATDIYQLGLVAYELLTNRQVFRDRAASLAELVKMICEEDPSLPSSVISRKAIFQTSTKAKKSDSIVQSLSELEIKRLGKKLKGDVDAIILKMLRNRPEDRYVSMLAVKDDIEAYFEKRPIAAQNASLVYQGKKFVTRHWRSLSAVTMFIMLLAVYAVTVTYQADEISRALKVSQLETEKANKVSDFLVSVFKAADPTVAGLESVTAQTLLERGEERIEQELAQFPEIQAHMLSLFGEIYFSQSKLDNSTSFVERSLQKQRNFPEKNEKSLADTLTLLASVYTYSGKYKDAEPLFEESLGIYKKLLSKDELSQSVAYAETLALYGEFKYYTADYDEAKKYLVEAIDILSPLANGQHEELATALNNLAVLQHTEGKFDSAKKNMQQAIEIQKNILGEEHSYYAVHLTNFAIMLTDMELLDDAERLAQQALELQTQILKSNHIDIAETYRTLGVIFHRRGQLEKAERYIREAIAIRSRAVSDHTMPTAIDYMWLGAVLQDLQKYQEADVFYRDMIKIFREKTNSNDTIGRALCQIASLAFAQDNIEKAEKTYAEALRIMADGGMRKTFAQVGYGRVLLAQDKADEAEFLVRLALQKRSEKFPAKHSMIAEVQVLLGLILHQQEKNSEALSLLQKGVKELAGRELFKYGNQHQLLKQGQIALAILSANP
- a CDS encoding methyltransferase — encoded protein: MRKSNMLQSQIPSFKDTLALHEDGQLEHAQAGYHHLLQHEPDNHVVMNALACVYQGLGQNLKALEFYQKAANTSQETSLYKFNTATTLMNLNRDDDALATWDKYIAQVPNNASAYQNRAWIYWYKKNMLEKASADYQQALKYDAENISIYSELIEVLMELGETQEAEKLIAAVVTLASEQEKPENHKLLAISFMNLRRIDDAINQWNQYLSEITDSAEGYSYRALLLREKGDVKQAQHDYQLAIAYSPDDIGNYCELGEMLWLHDKNAEMEIVLEHALEVAKKKGSSTIFKQLSITFDKLNLTEKALFCLQQCIDSESEDEDLINRCYKQIMYLYMRNNDNDKAKENCQKWSEHYPHNPIPTYFLNILNQKQPERAPAGYVAHEFDSFAETFDKTLSNLEYSAPQIIADNIAPFIVNPEDNVVLDLGCGTGLSGKAITQYSQYLEGVDLSQKMLDKAKTLNVYDKLAADDFINYLANVENRYDLVIAADSLVYLGDLEEVIAKTSQALKTGGIFSCTLEMLKNTESPWQVHLQGRFSHNQNYINNLLAANNLDVRVSNTCSYRKDRNKSVDSLIIVAIKQ